A single region of the Arthrobacter sp. V1I7 genome encodes:
- a CDS encoding phospho-sugar mutase, whose product MTSPDAELIRLLGEARDWAAQDPDPATVAGLSELIQLTAGGAAAARQELTDSFSGTLQFGTAGLRAALGPGPNRMNRMVVRRAAAGFTAFLANAVEQASPGTRPRAVVGYDARYNSEIFAEETAAVLTAAGIETFLMPAALPTPLLAYAVRALECDGGVMVTASHNPPQDNGYKVYLGRHAVEESGRGAQIVAPYDTLIAARIDAVGALESIVLAKEGWTVLDPSIAADYAAAVAALAVPEHFPARDLKIVLTPMHGVGGGTAVAVLNAAGFADVTLVAEQAEPDPDFPTVNFPNPEEPGALDLALETASRVDADIVLANDPDADRAAVAAKDPDTGAWRMLRGDEVGALLGAHAVARLAAAGGEAAGGVFANSIVSSRLLARIAAAAGYAHEETLTGFKWIARVPGLLYGYEEALGYCVAPSLVRDKDGISAAVLIAEFAAAAKAEGKTIFDTLDELYLVHGLHASDQFSIRVADLGLLDAMMNRLRVSPPESFGGSAVETVVDLAAGSEKLPPTDGVLYLTKDLSRVIIRPSGTEPKLKCYLEVIRSVESAAELPQARQEARGALDSVLTDVREALGL is encoded by the coding sequence CGTCTCCTGATGCCGAACTCATCCGACTGCTGGGCGAAGCCCGGGACTGGGCCGCCCAGGACCCGGACCCGGCCACCGTCGCGGGCCTCTCCGAGCTAATCCAGCTGACGGCCGGCGGCGCCGCTGCCGCCCGCCAGGAGCTGACGGACAGCTTCAGCGGCACCCTGCAGTTCGGCACCGCAGGCCTCCGGGCGGCCCTCGGCCCCGGCCCGAACCGGATGAACCGCATGGTGGTGCGCCGCGCCGCGGCCGGCTTCACCGCGTTCCTGGCCAACGCCGTCGAGCAGGCCTCCCCCGGCACCCGGCCGCGCGCCGTCGTCGGCTACGACGCCCGCTACAACTCCGAAATTTTCGCCGAGGAGACGGCGGCAGTCCTCACGGCCGCCGGAATTGAAACCTTCCTGATGCCTGCGGCCCTGCCGACGCCGCTGCTCGCCTACGCGGTCCGGGCGCTGGAGTGCGACGGCGGCGTGATGGTGACCGCCAGCCACAACCCGCCGCAGGACAACGGCTACAAGGTCTACCTCGGCCGGCACGCCGTCGAGGAAAGCGGCCGCGGGGCGCAGATCGTCGCACCCTACGACACCCTGATCGCGGCCAGGATCGACGCCGTCGGCGCGCTGGAGTCCATCGTCCTGGCCAAGGAAGGCTGGACGGTGCTTGACCCCTCCATCGCGGCCGACTACGCGGCCGCCGTCGCGGCCCTCGCCGTTCCCGAGCACTTCCCTGCCCGGGACCTCAAGATCGTCCTGACCCCGATGCATGGCGTGGGCGGAGGGACGGCCGTGGCCGTCCTCAACGCGGCAGGCTTTGCCGACGTCACCTTGGTCGCCGAGCAGGCGGAACCGGACCCCGACTTCCCCACGGTGAACTTCCCGAACCCGGAAGAGCCCGGTGCCCTGGACCTGGCCCTCGAGACCGCGTCCCGCGTGGACGCCGATATCGTTCTCGCCAACGACCCCGACGCCGACCGCGCCGCGGTTGCCGCGAAGGACCCGGACACGGGCGCCTGGCGCATGCTGCGCGGCGACGAGGTCGGAGCCCTGCTGGGCGCTCATGCCGTGGCCCGTCTGGCGGCTGCCGGCGGTGAGGCCGCGGGGGGCGTTTTCGCCAACTCGATCGTGTCCTCGCGGTTGCTCGCGCGGATCGCGGCTGCCGCGGGCTATGCACATGAGGAAACCCTGACGGGCTTCAAGTGGATTGCGCGTGTGCCGGGCCTGCTCTACGGCTACGAGGAGGCGCTGGGCTACTGCGTCGCGCCGTCACTGGTCCGGGACAAGGACGGGATCTCCGCCGCCGTGCTGATCGCGGAATTCGCGGCCGCGGCCAAGGCCGAGGGCAAGACCATCTTTGACACGCTGGATGAGCTGTACCTCGTGCACGGCCTCCACGCGAGCGACCAGTTCAGCATCCGGGTGGCGGACCTGGGACTGCTGGACGCAATGATGAACCGGCTGCGCGTCAGCCCGCCGGAGTCCTTTGGCGGCTCCGCGGTGGAGACGGTCGTGGACCTGGCGGCGGGCAGCGAAAAGCTGCCGCCAACCGATGGTGTGCTGTACCTGACCAAGGACCTCAGCCGCGTCATCATCCGCCCCAGCGGGACGGAGCCCAAGCTCAAGTGCTATCTCGAAGTCATCCGCAGCGTCGAATCTGCCGCGGAACTGCCGCAGGCGCGGCAGGAAGCGCGCGGCGCCCTGGACAGCGTCCTCACCGACGTCCGCGAGGCCCTGGGGCTGTAA
- the nirD gene encoding nitrite reductase small subunit NirD: MTAVLESAARNFGAHPGFGTGWHRVCAVEELEPAWGEAALIAGRQVALFRTAAGEVFAVAQEDPATGAHVMARGITGSRGARPTLASPLHKEVYDLKTGECLGTPGLWLETFSTRIVAGYIEVEL; this comes from the coding sequence ATGACTGCCGTACTTGAGAGCGCAGCACGGAATTTTGGCGCACACCCCGGCTTTGGAACCGGCTGGCACCGTGTGTGCGCCGTGGAGGAGCTGGAGCCCGCCTGGGGCGAGGCAGCCCTGATTGCGGGGCGCCAGGTCGCCTTGTTCCGCACCGCTGCCGGTGAGGTTTTCGCCGTGGCGCAGGAGGACCCGGCGACCGGGGCGCATGTCATGGCACGCGGCATCACAGGTTCCCGCGGGGCCCGCCCCACGCTGGCCTCGCCGCTGCACAAGGAAGTCTATGACCTGAAGACCGGGGAGTGCCTTGGCACACCGGGTCTCTGGCTTGAGACCTTCAGCACCCGGATCGTGGCCGGATACATCGAGGTGGAGCTCTAG
- the nirB gene encoding nitrite reductase large subunit NirB, with the protein MTGQTSSPQNQGAERTTTPRRIVVAGGGPAAHRFADAMHSRGLDGWHVTVLTEEAHLPYDRVALSKALTDADVDLTLGTASMWDHDALSLKTGERVTGLDTAGKTVTTAAGTVYPYDELVVATGSDAARLPIAGSDLTHVYRTIEDVRAINKEIAELTAKFGRKVNAVTIGGGLLGLESAAGTEQLGATPIVINGSPWLMNTQLDEGAGQALGRLIEAKGFTVHGGVFPSEVLSDDDGQVTGVLMADGRIIDADIVIVAIGVKPRDELFRLANGPETEGTAAQFQLGPRGGVVIDDSCATEVPGIWAIGEVANFGGMCLGLVAPANTMAEIVADRLHGGQATFPGFDTATKLKLSGVDVASFGDAFARTEHALEIVYADPARGVYQKIVTTDDAKTLLGGIFVGDASPYTSLRPMLGRELAAEPGAYLTAAGGGDAPDTELPDDAILCSCNNVSAGTIRDTVNGCGACDGNAPVQELGELKGCTRAGTSCGSCVPMLKKLLETELTKSGVAVSKALCEHIELSRQELFETIRVLELTSFEEVMAKYGTGAGCDICKPTIANILASQNSAYVLDAGRGTLQDTNDRALANMQKDGTYSVVPRIAGGEITPKKLGVIAAVAEKYNLYTKITGGQRIDMFGARLEELPEIWKELVDAGFESGQAYGKSLRTVKSCVGSTWCRFGVQDSVAMAIQLELRYRGLRSPHKLKMGVSGCARECAEARGKDVGVIATADGWNLYVGGNGGATPAHAQLLAKDLDDETLLKYIDRYFMYYIRTADRLQRTARWQEELDGGIKHVEDVVVHDTLGIAEDLEAAMAKHVDTYVDEWADTLKDPERLRRFRSFVNAPDQKDDSITFVPDERGQMRPATAEEKALAAQQPVMVGASIPMRPRDENEV; encoded by the coding sequence GTGACCGGACAGACTTCCAGCCCCCAGAACCAGGGCGCAGAGCGCACCACAACACCGCGCCGCATCGTGGTTGCCGGCGGCGGCCCTGCAGCCCACCGCTTCGCGGATGCCATGCACTCCCGGGGCCTCGACGGCTGGCACGTCACGGTCCTCACCGAGGAAGCGCACCTCCCGTACGACCGCGTCGCCCTGAGCAAGGCCCTCACCGACGCCGACGTCGACCTCACCCTCGGCACCGCCTCCATGTGGGATCACGATGCCCTCAGCCTCAAGACCGGCGAGCGCGTTACCGGCCTCGACACCGCCGGCAAGACCGTCACGACGGCGGCCGGCACCGTGTACCCGTACGACGAGCTCGTCGTCGCCACCGGCTCCGACGCGGCCCGCCTGCCCATCGCCGGATCCGACCTCACCCACGTGTACCGCACGATCGAGGACGTCCGGGCCATCAACAAGGAGATCGCGGAGCTGACGGCCAAGTTCGGCCGCAAGGTCAACGCCGTCACCATCGGTGGCGGCCTCCTGGGCCTCGAATCTGCGGCCGGCACCGAGCAACTCGGCGCCACCCCGATCGTCATCAACGGCTCCCCCTGGCTCATGAACACCCAGCTGGACGAGGGCGCCGGGCAGGCCCTCGGCCGCCTGATCGAGGCCAAGGGCTTCACCGTCCACGGCGGCGTGTTCCCCTCCGAGGTCCTCTCCGACGACGACGGCCAGGTCACCGGCGTGCTCATGGCCGACGGCCGGATCATCGACGCCGACATCGTCATCGTCGCGATCGGCGTGAAGCCCCGCGACGAACTGTTCCGCCTGGCCAACGGCCCGGAAACCGAAGGCACCGCGGCTCAGTTCCAGCTCGGCCCGCGCGGCGGCGTCGTCATCGATGATTCCTGCGCCACCGAGGTCCCCGGCATCTGGGCGATCGGCGAGGTCGCCAACTTCGGCGGCATGTGCCTGGGCCTCGTGGCACCGGCCAACACCATGGCGGAGATCGTCGCGGACCGGCTGCACGGCGGCCAAGCGACCTTCCCGGGCTTCGACACCGCCACCAAGCTCAAGCTCTCCGGCGTCGACGTCGCCAGCTTCGGTGACGCCTTCGCCCGGACCGAGCACGCCCTCGAGATTGTCTACGCCGACCCCGCCCGCGGTGTCTACCAGAAGATCGTCACCACGGACGACGCCAAGACCCTGCTCGGCGGCATCTTCGTCGGCGACGCCTCCCCCTACACGAGCCTCCGCCCCATGCTGGGCCGCGAACTGGCCGCCGAACCCGGCGCGTACCTCACCGCGGCCGGCGGCGGCGACGCCCCGGACACCGAACTGCCGGACGACGCCATCCTGTGCTCCTGCAACAACGTCTCCGCCGGAACCATCCGCGACACCGTCAACGGCTGCGGGGCCTGCGACGGCAACGCTCCCGTCCAGGAGCTCGGCGAGCTGAAGGGCTGCACCCGCGCCGGGACCAGCTGCGGTTCCTGCGTGCCGATGCTCAAGAAGCTGCTGGAAACCGAACTGACCAAGTCCGGCGTCGCCGTCTCCAAGGCACTCTGCGAACACATCGAGCTGTCCCGCCAGGAACTCTTCGAGACCATCCGGGTCCTGGAACTCACCTCCTTCGAGGAGGTCATGGCCAAGTACGGCACCGGCGCAGGCTGCGACATCTGCAAGCCGACCATTGCCAACATCCTGGCCAGCCAGAACAGCGCCTACGTCCTCGACGCCGGCCGCGGCACCCTGCAGGACACCAACGACCGCGCCCTGGCCAACATGCAGAAGGACGGCACCTACTCGGTGGTCCCCCGCATCGCCGGCGGCGAGATCACCCCGAAGAAGCTCGGCGTCATCGCCGCCGTGGCCGAGAAGTACAACCTGTACACCAAGATCACCGGCGGCCAGCGGATCGACATGTTCGGTGCCCGGCTGGAGGAGCTCCCGGAAATCTGGAAGGAACTCGTGGACGCCGGCTTCGAGTCCGGCCAGGCCTACGGCAAGAGCCTGCGCACGGTGAAGTCCTGCGTCGGTTCCACCTGGTGCCGGTTCGGTGTCCAGGATTCGGTGGCCATGGCCATCCAGCTCGAGCTGCGCTACCGCGGCCTCCGCAGCCCGCACAAGCTCAAAATGGGCGTCTCCGGCTGTGCCCGCGAATGCGCCGAGGCCCGCGGCAAGGACGTCGGCGTCATCGCCACCGCGGACGGCTGGAACCTGTACGTCGGCGGCAACGGCGGTGCCACCCCGGCGCACGCCCAGCTGCTGGCCAAGGATCTCGACGACGAAACGCTGCTCAAGTACATCGACCGCTACTTCATGTACTACATCCGCACCGCCGACCGGCTGCAGCGCACCGCCCGGTGGCAGGAGGAGCTCGACGGCGGCATCAAACACGTCGAGGACGTGGTGGTGCACGACACCCTGGGCATCGCCGAGGACCTCGAAGCCGCCATGGCCAAGCACGTGGACACCTACGTGGACGAATGGGCCGACACCCTGAAGGATCCCGAGCGCCTGCGCCGGTTCCGTTCCTTCGTCAACGCCCCCGACCAGAAGGACGACTCCATCACCTTCGTCCCGGACGAGCGCGGCCAGATGCGCCCGGCCACCGCAGAGGAGAAGGCCCTGGCCGCTCAGCAACCAGTGATGGTCGGGGCTTCCATCCCCATGCGCCCCCGCGATGAGAACGAGGTATAG
- a CDS encoding uroporphyrinogen-III synthase: protein MSALNTIAPEVLPGVRGVSGAPEAIAEDVLEKELPLEGFRIGVTSHRRSQDLIEALERRGAEVLHAPALKIAPVQEDLRLIEDTRAIIDARPDLCIATTAYGMRRWCEAADTFGIGEQLLETLGATRMFVRGPKARGAVRAAGLADVGISSDETTATLVDMLLAEGVRGKTVAVQLHGYTDVRQLERLRMSGATVLTVTPYRWVKPDGADRLPRLIEAACSGNLDVLTFTSAPAVDAMWSTAHEMGLYKQLVESLKTNVATAVVGPVTAQPLLDAGLQPLVPERFRMGALIRLVCEHLALNHVRRLDTASGSVELRGRSLRVDGEAVEMAPAPLLLLRALLGAGGAVLSREALSELLELRGSVHALDMTVSRLRSSLPDGRLVETVVKRGYRLRV, encoded by the coding sequence GTGAGTGCGCTCAATACCATCGCCCCCGAAGTCCTGCCCGGCGTTCGCGGCGTTTCCGGCGCCCCGGAGGCAATTGCCGAGGACGTCCTGGAGAAAGAGCTACCCCTCGAAGGGTTCCGGATCGGCGTCACCTCGCACCGGCGCTCCCAGGACCTGATCGAGGCCCTGGAACGGCGGGGCGCCGAGGTGCTGCACGCGCCGGCGCTGAAGATCGCACCGGTGCAGGAGGACCTGCGCCTGATCGAGGACACCCGCGCCATCATCGACGCCCGGCCCGACCTGTGCATCGCCACCACCGCGTACGGGATGCGCCGCTGGTGCGAGGCCGCGGATACCTTCGGGATCGGCGAACAGCTGCTCGAGACCCTGGGCGCCACCCGGATGTTCGTCCGCGGCCCCAAGGCCCGCGGTGCCGTCCGCGCCGCCGGGCTGGCCGACGTCGGGATCAGCAGCGACGAAACCACCGCGACCCTGGTGGACATGCTCCTGGCCGAAGGCGTGCGCGGCAAGACCGTCGCGGTCCAGCTGCACGGCTACACCGACGTACGCCAGCTGGAGCGGCTGCGGATGTCCGGTGCCACCGTCCTGACCGTCACCCCGTACCGCTGGGTCAAGCCCGACGGCGCCGACCGGCTGCCGCGGCTGATCGAGGCGGCGTGCAGCGGCAACCTGGACGTGCTGACCTTCACCAGCGCCCCGGCCGTGGACGCGATGTGGAGCACGGCACACGAGATGGGCCTGTACAAGCAGCTTGTGGAGAGCCTCAAGACGAACGTCGCGACCGCCGTCGTGGGTCCCGTCACGGCCCAGCCGCTGCTCGACGCGGGACTGCAGCCGCTGGTCCCGGAACGGTTCCGGATGGGCGCCCTGATCCGGCTGGTCTGCGAGCACCTGGCCCTGAACCACGTCCGCCGGCTGGACACCGCCTCGGGCAGCGTGGAGCTCCGCGGCCGCTCGCTCCGGGTCGACGGCGAGGCCGTGGAGATGGCGCCGGCCCCGCTGCTGCTGTTGCGGGCGCTGCTGGGTGCCGGCGGGGCCGTGCTTTCCCGCGAGGCCTTGTCCGAACTGCTGGAGCTGAGGGGTTCCGTCCACGCCCTGGACATGACCGTGAGCCGGCTGCGCTCCTCCCTCCCGGACGGCCGGCTGG